GCTGCTGTCACCACTGCATCTTTACCTGCTAATCGTGTTCAACCCCGACAGGTTACTTTAGTTGGTGGACACGGTATGATGGGACGCTTCTTTAGGGAAAAGTTATCAGCCGCAGGTCATCAAGTCTGTATTCTTGAACAAAGTGACTGGGATCATGCTGAATCTCTATTAGCAGGAGCAGATTTAGTTTTAATTTGTGTTCCGATTGAATACACAATAGAGGTAATTCAGAAATTAGCTAGCTACCTTGATCCTAATACTGCTTTGGCTGATATTGCTAGTATTAAAACTCCTATTTTACAAGCCATGCTAGAACATCACAAAGGGCCCGTTATGGGTTTGCATCCGATGTTTGGGCAAGGTATCCAATCGTTCTTGTCTCAAAAAGTTGTGGTCTGTCCTGGTCGTGAAGACTTTGCTTTTCAGTGGCTGCTGGATTTAATTGAAAATGAAGGTGGCAAACTAATTGTGTCTACCCCAGAAGAACATGACCAGATGATGATGGCTGTTCAAGCAATTCGGAATTTTAAGACCTTTAGCTTTGGTGTTTTCTTAAAAGAAGAAGAGATTAATATCCGTCGTAGTTTAGATTTTTCTAGCCCAATTTTCCGTTTGGAAATTGGAATAGTAAGTCGTTTACTGACTCAATCTGCACCTTTGATTGTAGACATTATGCTAGCTACTCCAGAGCGCCGTGAAGCCATTGGCAGATTAGCAAAAACTTATGAGCGGTTGGCGCAATTAATTATACAAAACGATCGCAATGCCTTAATTTCGGAGTTCAAAGCCAGCCATAGTTTTTTAGGAGACGAGTTGAACGGTGCTTTAGAGGAAAGTACTCATGTGATTAATGCTCTGAGTATTTTTCAAGCAGCTAGGGAGGCTGAGCGGAAACATCATAGTTTCAGCGGGAATGCTAGAGAAGCTCAGTTGACTTATCATTGAGGGTGCAGGGGTGAAGGGGTGCAGGGGTGAAGGGGTGCAGGGGTGCAGGGGTGCAGGGGAGAGTGAGGTACGACTTTTGAATGCAACTTATATAGAGTATTAAAATACACAATTATCTGCTATATTCCCCTAATCAGCAATAGGGGAAAATTTTGATGGTCAGCAGATGGAAAAATCTCAAGCTAGTTGCAAGTTGCTTTTGTGCGATCGCTCTGACACAGTTTTTTGCCAGCAAGACTCCTGTACGCGCGGCTGATACAGTTGTGGTGCGTGTGGGTCTGTTTGCAGAATCCATTTCTGTTGCTGATTTGCAAAAGGCTGCGGACACTGGAAAATTTCCTACAGCTTTGGAGTTTTACACTAACAGATTATCTCAAGAACAACGCCGCTTACTCGTGGAAGCTTTGAGAACAAAAGTACCTGTAAATGTTGTCTTGATGAATCGGTTACTCAATACCCAAATTGGCAGTACGATTCTGAAGGACATTTCCACGGCCTTAGTCAGAAAAGATCAAGCTGGAGTACAAGCACTCAGAGGAGCATTAGTAGTAGGCTCTACACCACAGGATGGTCTTTCTATACTGAGTTTTATTGCGGCTTATCCTAGCAAACGCCTAGAAATTAATTTACCACGGGCGTTCGCGGTGGCGGGCAATTTGAACACGGGTTTTTGGCGGACTCAGCAGTTTATGCTAGCGATCGCGCCCCAAATCGACCCTTACAAACCGCAGATTTCTTTACCTTTTGACCCCTCACAACCAGGAACGGCTCAAGTACAAGTATTGAAGTTGAATTTCAATGACCAAAAGCGCGATCGCCAGATTCCTGTTGATATTTACTGGTCAACGGCTGCAACTGCTGAAAAACCTGTAATTATATATACTCATGGTATGGGGGCAGTCCGCACTGACTTGCAGTATCTAGCAGAACATCTAGCATCTCACGGGTATATATTTGTAGCTTTAGAGCATCCAGGCAGTAATTCTACGTATGTCAACTCAGCATTACAAGGTAAAACAAGGTTATTGCAGCCCCAAGAGTTTTTAGACCGCCCGAAAGATATTAGTTTTGTCTTGGATGAATTAGAAAAACTTAATCAAACAGCTAACAACCCATTGCAAGGAAAGCTTGCAACCAATAATGTGATGGTGATTGGCTATTCTTTTGGCGGTGGTACAGCCTTGACAATTGCGGGAGGCGAGTTACAAATACAAGATATCAAAAAACGCTGTCAGGGTAACTTGACTGTTTTCAGTGCTGGGGAAACTCTCCAATGTATTGCTCAAGAACTACCGGAAAATAGCTATCAATTGCGAGATGCGAGAATAAAACAGGCGATCGCTTTCAATCCGACAGCTTCTATAATGTTTGGCGAAACTGGTTTAACGAAGGTGCAAGTACCCACTTTAGTGTTGGCAGGTTCCGCAGATAAAACTACACCAGCTTTAAGTGAACAGATTATACCATTTACCAAAATACCAACGTCAAAATGGCTAGTTGGCATACTTGGGGGTACGCATTTGAGTATCAGAGACTCTAAGGCTAATTTAGATCAAATAGGACAACCCAACACACCTTTTAGTGGTGGTGAAGTTGTGGGTGAACAAGCTGCGGACATTCGCAAATTCGTAAAAGCTATCACTTTAGCAATGGCAGCACAGCTCACAAAAGATGCTGATCAATATGCTATTTTTCTGACTCCAGATTATGCTCAATTAGCTTCGACTGCTGCCTTTCCGTTTCGCATAGTTAGGGAAATTCCTCCTGATGTTTTACCAGTTATGAACGAAGTTACTAAGAACTAGTTAGTAAAGTAGGGGAGATGGGGGGATGAGGGGGAATAATCAATCCCTAATACTTCGGCTTCGCTCAGTACAAGTGCCCCATCCCCAATGCCCAATTTTAATTTAACTGTTCTTGCATCCGCTGTTCTAGCAGTTCTAACAAGTCATTCACATCCTTACCAACTTGCTGAAAACAATCTGGTGGTGTTGGTTGTGGTGCAAACTGAATTAACTTAATTTCACCCTTACCAATACCAATCATCACAACTTCTACTTCCGGTTTATGATTTTCAACAATTCCTAAAATTTCTTGAAGCCTGTTTTCTACTTGATCATTGAGCTTTTCTATAGCTTCTTTGGGACAATAGACAAAATGTGGTGTTGGTTGCAAATCAATGCCGATAGTACCCTGGCTATCACCATTTTCTAACCATAAACCCCAAAATAATGCCGCCAATTCTTGCTGATTTTCTTTAGCAAATTTATCCAACTGGCGACGCCATTTGTTATCTGCTGATTCCGGCTGGGTACTACCAAACATCATAAGCAATTAAAAATTAAAAATTTATTTAACTTCATGCAAAGACGCAAAATATCTCTTTGCGACTTTGCGACTTTGCGTGAGATTTATCTTAAACCACTTTGAACACGCCAGAGACTGGCATAAATTCCATTTTGCTCTAGTAATTGTTCATGGGTTCCTGATTCTACTAATTGTCCGTGTTCCATGACATAAATGCAATCAGCATTGCGGATGGTGGAAAGGCGATGCGCGATCGCGATTGTTGTTCTATCAACTATAATCCGTTCGAGCGATCGCTGAATGGCTGCTTCTGTTTCATTATCCACTGCTGAGGTGGCTTCGTCTAAAATCAGTATGGGTGGATTTTTCAAAACTGCACGCGCGATCGCAATTCTTTGTCTTTGTCCACCAGATAACTTTTGTCCTCTTTCTCCGACAATTGTCTCATAACCTTGGGGCAGGCGTTGAATAAATTCATGTGCTTCAGCTACTTTCGCCGCCATGATGATTTCTTCATCTTTAGCATCAAATGTGCCATAAGCAATATTTTCTGCTACGGTGCCATGAAATAAAAATACATCTTGACTGACTAAACCAATGCATCGACGTAAATCGCGCAGTTGCAAATCTTGTATATCAATACCATCTAAGGTGATTGTGCCAGTTTTGATTTCATACAACCGCAACAAAAGTTTGACTAAAGTACTTTTACCAGAACCAGTAGAACCCACAATTGCGATCGTTTTCCCGGCGGGAATATCTAAAGACAGATTTTTCAGCACTGAGAATCTATCTTTATAAGCAAAAGTCACATTCTTAAATTCTACTTGCCCGCGTACTTGTTCCACTGGTAAAGCTATATTACCTGGATGAATAGCGATCGGTGTATCCAACAAATCCATGACACGATTAGTAGAAGCCATCGCCCGTTGATATTGGTCAAAGGTATCCCCTAATCTGGTTAAAGGCCACAGTAAGCGCTGAATTAAAAACACCAACACACTGTAAGTGCCTACAGACATTTTGCCAGCAACCGCTGCCATGCCGCCATAAAGCAGTAATGCGGTAAAACCCACCAAAATCAGCATCCGAATTAAGGGTACGAATGCAGCAGAAAGTTTAATTGCTTCAGCGTTACTTCGCCTGTAAGCTTCGCTGTCTTCTGTTAAACGTGAAGTTTCATAATTTTCTGCGGTAAAACTTTTAATAGTAGTAATACCGCTCAAATTATTTACCAGCCGTGCATTCAAGTATCCTACCTTTTCCCGGACTTTGGCGTAGCGAGGTGCCAACAGATGTTGAAAAGCAAAAGAACCCCAGAGGATAAATGGCATCGGCGACATCGCCATCCACGCTACACTAGGAGCCAAAACAAAGAAAGCACCACCTATAATGATTACTGTTGTGACAACTTGGATGATGTCATTGGCTCCCACATCTAGAAAACGCTCTAGTTGGTTGATATCATCGCTGAGGATGGACATCAACCCGCCTGTGCTGCGTTCTTCAAAATAAGCTAATTCCAAATCTTGCAAATGGTTGTATGCATCCAGACGGAGGTTGTGCTGAATGTTTTGTGCTAAATTGCGCCAAATTTGAGCGTATGCGTACTCAAAAACCGATTCTAGTATCCAAATGATGATAGTAAGCAGGGAAATAATTAAAAATTGCCCAAAGACATCGCGTATACCCAACTGAGCAATGATAGAATCCTGCTGTTTTACCACGACATCCACCGCAATGCCAATTAATGCGGGTGGTGCTAAATCAAAGAGTTTATTTAGGATGGAGCAAGCGATCGCCAGCCAAATTTGTTTACGATACTGATGTCCATACTCAAGCAAGCGCTGGAGGGGATGCGCCGAATGTTTACGCCTTCTTGATAAACGATGAGATTTTAATACTGTAGCCACAGCCTTTTGCAGTTGCGTGCAATTGATATTACCACGAGAACAGGAAACACCGCACTCTTGTAACCTTGAGTTTACCGCAGTTAGGCGGACGACATGCCAACATATTAAGGAGAGACAAAATTGAAAAATCAGCAATTGGTAAATTGGCAAACCACTGTTTTGGGAATTGTGTTGGCAGTAATTGTGCTTTTGAGTCTAAATTCTTTTATTGTTATCAACCCAGGACAAGCAGGAGTGATCAGTATTTTAGGCAAAGCTAGAAATGGTGCTTTTCTGGAGGGTTTTCACTTGAAGCCTCCTTTCATTTCAGTGATAGATGTGTATGATTTGACAGTACAAAAATTTGAAGTTCCAGCAGAAAGTTCTACAAAAGATTTGCAAAATTTATCAGCGAGATTTGCTATTAATTTCCGCCTCGACCCCATAAAAGTTGTGGAAGTCAGAAGAAAACAAGGAACTTTAGAAAATATTGTCTCCAAAATTATTGCCCCCCAAACCCAAGAAGCATTCAAAATAGCAGCTGCTAGAAGAACAGTTGAAGAAGCAATTACTAAACGCAGTGAATTAAAAGAAGACTTTGATAATGCATTAGGCGATCGCTTAGACAAATATGGGATAATTGTGTTAGATACTAGCGTAGTTGACTTAACTTTTTCGCCAGAGTTTGCTAGAGCAGTAGAAGAAAAACAAATCGCTGAACAACGGGCGCAAAGAGCCGTTTATGTAGCACGAGAAGCTGAACAAGAAGCACAAGCAGAAATTAATCGTGCTAAGGGTAAAGCAGAAGCTCAAAGACTCTTAGCCGAAACTCTTAAAGCCCAAGGTGGGCAGTTAGTTCTGCAAAAAGAAGCAATTGAAGCTTGGAAGATTGGCGGCGCACAAATGCCGAAAGTTCTTGTCATGGGTAGTGAAGCAAAAGGCAGTGTACCCTTTATTTTCAACCTAGGAAATATCGAAAACCAACCATGATTTAAGTAAATTATATCAAGTATAGTGGGCTGTATCTATCTCAAACAAAAAAGTCAAACTCAAGAAAGGAAATAATAAACCAAATTTATGTCAACTCCCAATCATCCCAACCTCACAACCGCAGAAGCAAAAAAAATTCTGAATAAATTTAATTGTTTGGATATTGCTCCTATCCTCAAGTCATCAGAAAAAGCTTTAACCCGTCGTGCCTTAATTTTGATCACTAGCCTTTCTGATTACCAAATATTAGGAATTTGTGCTGATACAGCCGAGGAAGGCATACTAGCCATGAAGACATATTCCCATGCTTTTGGTTATGAAGCCCCAAGCAATTTACCTACAGTTGAAGGGCCAGTTTATATCAAATTAAACGGCAAAAATGGTTTATGTTATCTCGATTCCTATTCAGGACATCATCGTGGCGTATTAGTATCTTGCCAGTCTTACGATGAAGGAGGAATCAACGAACTTTATGGGCATTTACCCCTCGACTTATTTGTCTAGAATTTGGCAGTGGATGTAGGTAAGGTAATACCATTTTGGATTTTGGATTTTGGATTTTAGATTGTGAATTGCCGTAGTACCTGAGGATTTTTTCAAATAATCTGTCACAATCATTTGCCAATGAGTATAAATACCTTACCTACTCACTATTGACTATTGACTATTGACCAATGACCAATGACTAAAAATTATGAGTATTATTACACTACAGTCAGTCAAAAAAGACTTTGGTATTAAGGAAATTTTAAAAGATGCTAGCTTTAGCCTTGATGCCACTGATAAAGTTGGTTTAATTGGTACAAATGGTTCTGGTAAATCAACCTTGTTAAAAATGATTGCAGGGCTGGAATCAATTGATAGTGGGCAAATTCTCTTCAACTCTGGTGCTAAAATAATTTACTTGCCACAGCAGCCAGAATTAGACGAAAATCGCACAGTTTTAGAGCAAATTTTTGCTGACAGTGGCGACCATATGACTTTGGTTCGTGAGTATGAAGAACTGTCAGATAAACTGGCTCATTACCCAGATGATAATCAGCTGATGTCACGACTTTCTGTGGTTATGCAACGTATGGATGTAACTGGCGCTTGGGAATTGGAAACCAATGCCAAAATCATCCTTACCAAGTTAGGAATTTCTGATTTTAATGCAATTATCGGTACTTTATCAGGAGGCTATCGTAAGCGTATTGCTCTAGCAACAGCTTTGTTATCAGAACCAGATGTTTTATTAATGGATGAGCCAACAAACCATCTTGATGCTCTTTCTGTGGAATGGTTACAAAGTTATTTGAATCGCTATCGTGGCGCACTTTTACTTATAACTCACGACCGCTACTTTTTAGATCAAGTTACCAATCGCATTATTGAAATTGACCGTGGCGACATTTTTACTTACACAGGTAATTATTCATATTATCTGGAAAAGAAAGCTTTAGCAGAAGAATCTGCCATTAGCAGTCAACGCAAACATCAAGGTGTATTGCGGCGTGAATTGGAATGGTTAAAACGGGGGCCAAAAGCTAGGAGTACAAAGCAGAAAGCTAGAATTGACCGCATTCACGCCATGCGAGAAACTGAGTTTAAACAAGCTCAGGGTAAAGTTGACATCTCTACAGTTGGTCGCCGTATTGGTAAAAAAGTTATTGAACTGAATAATATTTCCAAAGCCTACAACGGACGCACCCTCATTAATAATTTTACCTACGAATTTAGCCCAGAAGACCGCATTGGCATTATTGGTGGTAACGGTACAGGCAAATCGACTTTAATGGATATCATTACCCGGCGTGTTCAACCAGATTCCGGTAATGTGGAAATTGGCGCTACCATTCACATCGGTTATTTTGACCAACATTCTGAAGAATTACTTACAGCCTTAGATGAAAATCAGCGTGTAATTGACTATATCAAAGAAGAAGGAGAATTTGTCAAAATTGCTGACGGTACTAAAATTACCGCTTCCCAAATGTTAGAGCGGTTTTTATTTCCTGGCAATCAACAATATGCACCAATTCATAAACTTTCTGGAGGGGAAAAACGACGTTTATTTTTATTGCGTATTTTGATTAGTGCGCCTAATGTTTTGATTTTAGATGAACCGACAAATGATTTAGATGTACAGACATTAGCAGTACTAGAAGATTATTTAGAAGATTTTTCTGGTTGTGTAATTGCAGTTTCCCATGACCGCTACTTTCTTGACCGGACTGTAGATTCAATTTTTGCCTTAGAAGAAGGTGGAAATTTGCGGCAATATCCAGGTAATTACTCAGTTTATCTAGACTACAAAAAAGCAGAAGAAGAACAGCAGCAAGCTGCTAATAATAAAGAGAAGGCAAAAAATACAGCAGAACAAAAAGCTGCACCTCCGACCCAAGATGCAGAAAATAAAAAGCGGCGTCGGCTATCCAATTGGGAAAAGCGGGAATTTGAGCAGTTGGAAGGTAAAATTGCCCAATTAGAAGAAGAGAAAGCACAAGCTGAAAAAGCGATAACAAATGTCTCTCCTGGAAATTATACCCAGGTGCAAAAACTCTACGAACAAGTGGAAGCACTCAAGCAAGCAATTGATGTCGCAACTGAACGCTGGTTAGAATTAGCTGAAATGGAGTCATAAAAGGAATTGGGGATTGGGGATGGGTTATAATTCGTAAAAATTAATGTTTTCTCACTACCCAGTACCCAGTCCCAAAGCGGCGTTCCTCTTAATCTTGGTGCGTTGCGCTTCGCTATAACGCACCCTAAAAATTTAAGATTTATTCAAAATAGCGACATTGATAAAATGATAAATACTTCTACTGAAAATCTCCGCTACACAGCTATTCAATTTTTAGAACAAAATCCCGCTAAACGTCTGCAAATTCTGCAATCATTGGGAATGGGTCGTTATGATTTTTTAACTAAAATGCGTCTTAATGAGGCAAATATAACTTGTATAATGCGGTTTTTCAAAAATCCAAGTCAGCTAAAGTTTCCGAATTTGGTCGGGGCAGATTTATCTGGTTTAATTTTAGATGAAGTAAATTTTATTAGAGGAAATTTATCTGATGCAAACCTGGAAGGAACTAGTTTAGTTAATGCAGACTTGCTATTTGGCAATTTTACAAGAGTCAATTTAATAAATGCTGATTTAAGAGGTGCAACTCTCAATGAAACTATTTGGTTCGATGCTTTAGTAGATCAATGCCAATTTAGCGTAAATTCTGGATTAACCACGCTACAGTGTCAAGACTTACAACTGCGTGGTGCTAAATTTAATTCTTCAGAAGTTGATTATTATAATACATAAAATTATATAATTTTTTAATATTATTCACCTGGTTAATTTAATGCATAATTCGATTAAACTGCCTCAAAAACTAATGTTGCTAGGTTCAGGAGAACTAGGCAAAGAATTTGTAATTGCTGCTCAAAGACTCGGTAATTATGTGATTGCTGTTGACCGCTATGCCAATGCGCCAGCGATGCAAGTCGCTGACTGTTATGAAGTTATTTCTATGCTCAATGCTGATGATTTAGAATTTGTAGTTACGAAGCATAAACCTGATTTTATCATACCAGAAATAGAAGCAATACGAACAGAAAAATTGTTGGAATTTGAACAGCGAGGAATTACTGTAATTCCAACTGCGGCTGCAACTAACTACACAATGAATCGGGACAGAATTAGGGAACTAGCGCATCAAGAATTAGGGATTAGAACTGCTAAATATGGTTATGCAGTAACTTTAGAGGAATTAATTGCTATTTCTGATGAAATTGGATTTCCCAATGTTGTGAAACCCGTGATGTCATCTTCTGGCAAAGGGCAGTCTGTAGTGTCAAATAAGAGTGAAGTTGAGAAAGCTTGGAATTATGCGATCGCTAACTCTAGAGGTGACAGCCAAAAAGTTATAGTTGAAGAATTTATTAACTTTGAAATCGAGATAACTTTACTTACAATTAAACAGTGGAACGCACCGACAATTTTCTGTTCTCCCATCGGTCATCGCCAAGAAAGAGGAGATTACCAAGAGTCTTGGCAACCAGCAGCCATTGCTGAAGACAAGATATTGCAATCTCAAGAAATAGCGAAAAAAGTTACCGATGCTTTAGGAGGAGCCGGAATTTTTGGAGTAGAGTTTTTCATCACTAAAGATGAGGTGATTTTTTCCGAACTTTCCCCCAGACCTCATGATACAGGAATGGTGACATTGATATCGCAAAATCTCAATGAATTTGAATTACATTTGAGAGCAATTTTAGGTTTACCCATTCCCCATATAGAACAGTTGGGGCCCTCAGCCAGCGCTGTCATTTTAGCTTCAGAAAAATCAGATGCTGTTGCATTTACAGGTGTAGCCGAGGCTTTATCAGAAAAAGATGTAGACATTAGATTATTTGGTAAACCCAGCGCCCATCCTTATCGACGCATGGGAGTAGCTTTAGCAAAGGGCGCTGATGTTCAACAAGCACGAGAAAAGGCTATAAAAGCAGCGAGTAAAATTAAAATTAGTCAATAGTCAATGGTCAATGGTCAGTGGTCAGTGGTCAGTGGTCAGTTGTCAGTTGTCAGTTGTCAGTTGTCAGTTGTCAGTTGTCAGTGGTTATTTCGCCATCTCCCTCATCTCCCTCATCTCCCTCATCTCCCTCATCTCCCTCATCTCCCTCATCTCCCTCATCTCCCTCATCTCCCTCATCTCCCTCATCTCCCTCATCTCCCTCATCTCCCTCATCTCCCTCATCTCCCTCATCTCCCTCATCTCCCTCATCTCCCTCATCTCCCTCTCCCTCATCTCCCTCATCTCCCTCATCTCCCCCACCTCCCCCGAAGTCCCAAATCAACGGCAATGCGATGGGCGCAGGCAAAGCCGGAAAATGCCACCGCATTCAACCCCTGCCCCGGAAAGGTACTATCTCCCACACAATAAAGTCCGGGTATAGCTGTGCGATTAAACGGCATTTTCAATAAACCTGGCAATTTACGCCGGGGAATTGGGCCGTAAGTACCATCCTCTCGCCCTAAAAAGCGGCGATGGGTGCGGGGTGTCCCCACTTCCAAATAATCCAAGCCAGCATCTAAACTGGGGAAAATCTTCTCTAGTCTGTCAATAATTCGCCAAGCTACCTCTTCTTTCTTCGCTTCGTACTCATCGGCAGATAACCCCTGCCAATCATCAATGGAGTGAGGTGTAAAGGCATGAATGATGTGATGCCCTACAGGCGCTAAATCTGGGTCAAGCAACGTGGGAATGGAAACAAAGATTGTGCCAGTCGGTGCTGCCATTTTCTGCCAATCTTCCAGAATTATATGATGGCACTCTGTTCCACTAGGTAAAACTGACTCTTTCACCCCCATGTGCAGACTCAAAAAACTAGGTGACTTTTGATAGGCTTGTTGCCATTTCCTCTCATTAATTGGTATTTTCTCTACAGGCAGCAATTTTTCAAAGGTATCCCAACGTGTAGCATTAGAAACTATCCGTTTACCTCGATATATTTGACCATTGGCGAGTTGCACACCCACAGCCCGTCGCCGTTCCACAATAATTTTCGTTACCCTAGCTTGGTAGTGAATCTTACCTCCTGCCTTTTCTAACCCCTCTACCAATTTTTGGGCAATTTGTCCTACCCCGCCTTTGGGGTAATTAACACCGCCATAATGCCTGTCAGAAAAGACCATACCCCCATTAATCATCGGTGTCATGTCCGCTGGAACCACCGACCAGCAATAACACTCCATATCGATAAATTTCAATAACTCGGGGTCTTTGATGTAGCGCCGTGCCACATCCCCAACATTTTGGGGCAAATATTTGAGTAAACCCAGACACGCCAAAGGATGCTGGAAAAACATCCGCATTAAATACCGAGGTTCTTCTAGCGACAACAAATCCATGCTGTTGAGGCAATTGAACACTTTGAAGCATTCGTCATAAAAACGACGAATTCCTTGTTCTTCATGGCGAAAATAAGCAATAAGATTTTGCAAAAATTTATCATAAATCCGGTCTACTTTGATGTCTAATCCGTTAGGCAGATGATAGTGAATCTGCACTGGATCAACAATTGTTTGTTGACTGGCATTCACAGCTTCTAGGGCGCGGGTGAGTAAGTTAGTAGTGCCTTTCTGTCCTAAGCCAAAAATCATTGATGCCCCAACATCAAATCGATAGCCTTGGCGTTCAAAATAGCCAGCACTACCACCAGGAATTAAATAACGTTCCAGTACCAGCACTTTGGCTTTCTTGGCTGCTAGTTGGGTTGCTGTCACCAAGCCGCCAATACCAGAACCAATCACAATCACGTCAATATCTTGCATTTTTGTCAGTTGTTAGTGGTGAGTCAGTGTGGTCTTGGGGGTTTCCCCCATGAACAACTGACGAACCCGTAAGGGTTAGTAGTTAGTGGCTATATAAAAAATTACAACTGACGACTGACAACTGACAACTGACTAATCACAAAAAAGAGGGACAAGCCTGCTACCGCTGGCTAATCCCGTCTGCCGATCCTTAAAGAGAGGAGAACACTGACTAATAATATAACTTTGATTGAGAATATCTGTCAACTGTTAATGCAAAAGTTTTTCAATAAAAAATGGTTGTAAATTTTAGCTGTCAGCTGTAGGCGCTAAAGAGTATTATGATGTTTCAGTTCTAGTACAATCAAAAGTGCTTATTTCTGGCTATGACGGCACAACTGCGTATTTACGTTCCACCCCATCCCCTGATCAAACACTGGCTAGCAGTTGCCCGTGATGCTGCCACACCTTCAGTATTATTTCGTAGTGCCATAACTGAGTTGGGGCGATGGCTAACTTACGAGGCTGCGCGGGATTGGTTGCCGACTTTCGAGGCAACAGTCCAAAGTCCCTTGGATTCCTGTCCAGCAACTTTGATTAATCCAGAGATACCTGTGGCGGTTGTACCGATTTTGCGAGCCGGGCTAGGATTACTAGAGGGGGCGCAAACCTTGCTACCCTTGGCTTCGATTTACCATCTTGGTTTGGTGCGAAATGAAGAAACCTTGGAAGCTTCATGTTACTTAAACAAATTGCCAGAAAAATTTGACCCCCAAACACGGGTGTTAATTACCGATCCGATGTTGGCAACTGGAGGGTCAATTATGAAGGCAATGTCAGAATTGACACAGCGGGGCATTGATCCAAGTTTGACGCGAATTGTATGTGTAGTCGCGTCTCCGCCAGCATTACAAAAATTGAGTGCTGCATATCCTGGTTTAATAATTTACAGCGCTGCTATTGATGAGACAGTCAACAGCAAAGGTTATATTGTACCAGGATTGGGAGATGCAGGCGATCGCATCTTTGGGACTTAAGCTAGTATGCAGCTAGGGAAAGAAATAGCTTAAATACAGGTAAAGGTTGCAAGGTTTGTTTAAGGCGGTAAAGTTATGAGTCAACGCGATGGTTTTGCCAGTGGTTTTATAGCAGGAGCGTTTGTGGGTGG
Above is a window of Nostoc sp. UHCC 0702 DNA encoding:
- the tyrA gene encoding bifunctional chorismate mutase/prephenate dehydrogenase; amino-acid sequence: MIPAKLQEIDQQIIDLLSKRIAVLAESEPVSLEAQIANFGLSLAEGGVPESIWKNIVIDCAAVTTASLPANRVQPRQVTLVGGHGMMGRFFREKLSAAGHQVCILEQSDWDHAESLLAGADLVLICVPIEYTIEVIQKLASYLDPNTALADIASIKTPILQAMLEHHKGPVMGLHPMFGQGIQSFLSQKVVVCPGREDFAFQWLLDLIENEGGKLIVSTPEEHDQMMMAVQAIRNFKTFSFGVFLKEEEINIRRSLDFSSPIFRLEIGIVSRLLTQSAPLIVDIMLATPERREAIGRLAKTYERLAQLIIQNDRNALISEFKASHSFLGDELNGALEESTHVINALSIFQAAREAERKHHSFSGNAREAQLTYH
- a CDS encoding alpha/beta hydrolase; the encoded protein is MVSRWKNLKLVASCFCAIALTQFFASKTPVRAADTVVVRVGLFAESISVADLQKAADTGKFPTALEFYTNRLSQEQRRLLVEALRTKVPVNVVLMNRLLNTQIGSTILKDISTALVRKDQAGVQALRGALVVGSTPQDGLSILSFIAAYPSKRLEINLPRAFAVAGNLNTGFWRTQQFMLAIAPQIDPYKPQISLPFDPSQPGTAQVQVLKLNFNDQKRDRQIPVDIYWSTAATAEKPVIIYTHGMGAVRTDLQYLAEHLASHGYIFVALEHPGSNSTYVNSALQGKTRLLQPQEFLDRPKDISFVLDELEKLNQTANNPLQGKLATNNVMVIGYSFGGGTALTIAGGELQIQDIKKRCQGNLTVFSAGETLQCIAQELPENSYQLRDARIKQAIAFNPTASIMFGETGLTKVQVPTLVLAGSADKTTPALSEQIIPFTKIPTSKWLVGILGGTHLSIRDSKANLDQIGQPNTPFSGGEVVGEQAADIRKFVKAITLAMAAQLTKDADQYAIFLTPDYAQLASTAAFPFRIVREIPPDVLPVMNEVTKN
- a CDS encoding ABC transporter ATP-binding protein — encoded protein: MATVLKSHRLSRRRKHSAHPLQRLLEYGHQYRKQIWLAIACSILNKLFDLAPPALIGIAVDVVVKQQDSIIAQLGIRDVFGQFLIISLLTIIIWILESVFEYAYAQIWRNLAQNIQHNLRLDAYNHLQDLELAYFEERSTGGLMSILSDDINQLERFLDVGANDIIQVVTTVIIIGGAFFVLAPSVAWMAMSPMPFILWGSFAFQHLLAPRYAKVREKVGYLNARLVNNLSGITTIKSFTAENYETSRLTEDSEAYRRSNAEAIKLSAAFVPLIRMLILVGFTALLLYGGMAAVAGKMSVGTYSVLVFLIQRLLWPLTRLGDTFDQYQRAMASTNRVMDLLDTPIAIHPGNIALPVEQVRGQVEFKNVTFAYKDRFSVLKNLSLDIPAGKTIAIVGSTGSGKSTLVKLLLRLYEIKTGTITLDGIDIQDLQLRDLRRCIGLVSQDVFLFHGTVAENIAYGTFDAKDEEIIMAAKVAEAHEFIQRLPQGYETIVGERGQKLSGGQRQRIAIARAVLKNPPILILDEATSAVDNETEAAIQRSLERIIVDRTTIAIAHRLSTIRNADCIYVMEHGQLVESGTHEQLLEQNGIYASLWRVQSGLR
- a CDS encoding prohibitin family protein — translated: MKNQQLVNWQTTVLGIVLAVIVLLSLNSFIVINPGQAGVISILGKARNGAFLEGFHLKPPFISVIDVYDLTVQKFEVPAESSTKDLQNLSARFAINFRLDPIKVVEVRRKQGTLENIVSKIIAPQTQEAFKIAAARRTVEEAITKRSELKEDFDNALGDRLDKYGIIVLDTSVVDLTFSPEFARAVEEKQIAEQRAQRAVYVAREAEQEAQAEINRAKGKAEAQRLLAETLKAQGGQLVLQKEAIEAWKIGGAQMPKVLVMGSEAKGSVPFIFNLGNIENQP
- a CDS encoding DUF1824 family protein yields the protein MSTPNHPNLTTAEAKKILNKFNCLDIAPILKSSEKALTRRALILITSLSDYQILGICADTAEEGILAMKTYSHAFGYEAPSNLPTVEGPVYIKLNGKNGLCYLDSYSGHHRGVLVSCQSYDEGGINELYGHLPLDLFV